The following coding sequences are from one Bacillus kexueae window:
- the fliQ gene encoding flagellar biosynthesis protein FliQ, whose product MSSEMVLSLAERAVYTTLIVCGPILLLALIVGLLVSIFQATTQIQEQTLAFVPKIIAVLVGLIFFGPWMLSIMLSYTHELLSNLHQFIGS is encoded by the coding sequence ATGAGTTCGGAAATGGTATTATCATTGGCAGAAAGAGCAGTTTATACGACCTTAATCGTTTGCGGTCCGATCCTTTTGTTAGCCTTAATTGTCGGTTTACTTGTAAGTATATTCCAAGCTACAACGCAAATACAAGAACAAACATTAGCTTTTGTTCCGAAAATTATTGCTGTTTTAGTGGGCTTAATCTTTTTTGGACCGTGGATGTTATCGATAATGTTATCTTACACACATGAATTATTAAGTAATCTACATCAATTTATAGGATCGTAA
- the fliM gene encoding flagellar motor switch protein FliM: MSSNEILSQSEIDALLSALSTGEMDADELKKEEESKKVKVYDFKRALRFSKDQIRSITRIHDNFARLLTTYFSAQLRTYIQISVASVDQLPYGEFVSSIPKMTILNVFEMQPLEGRVLMEVNPNIAYAMMDRVMGGLGVSMNKIESLTEIETKIISNVFEKSLENYREAWEGIVEIDPVMQDFEINPQFLQLVSPNETVVVISLNTQIGETSGMINLCLPQVVLEPIIPKLSAHYWMQSERKEPMEVETKAIKKQIKRAEVPLSAELGYAQLTIKEFLELQEGDMIRLESMVTDPLTVKVGEVPKFTGQPGKVKNRLAVQILDVINRGEDENEF, from the coding sequence ATGTCATCAAATGAAATATTGTCACAAAGTGAAATTGATGCACTCTTGTCGGCTCTATCTACCGGAGAGATGGATGCGGACGAATTAAAAAAAGAAGAAGAGTCAAAAAAAGTTAAAGTATATGATTTTAAACGAGCTTTGCGATTTTCAAAGGACCAAATCCGAAGTATTACGAGGATTCATGATAACTTTGCAAGATTATTAACAACCTACTTCTCCGCACAGTTACGTACTTATATTCAAATCTCTGTGGCGTCAGTTGATCAACTTCCATATGGAGAATTCGTTAGTTCGATTCCTAAGATGACGATTTTAAATGTTTTTGAAATGCAGCCACTTGAAGGAAGAGTCTTGATGGAGGTAAATCCGAACATCGCCTATGCGATGATGGACCGTGTAATGGGTGGATTAGGGGTATCGATGAACAAAATCGAAAGCCTTACAGAAATTGAGACGAAAATTATTTCGAATGTTTTCGAAAAATCCTTAGAGAATTATCGAGAAGCATGGGAAGGAATTGTTGAAATTGATCCTGTGATGCAAGATTTTGAAATAAATCCTCAATTTTTACAGCTCGTTTCCCCGAATGAAACAGTTGTCGTCATATCGTTAAATACACAAATTGGAGAGACGAGCGGTATGATTAACTTATGCTTGCCGCAAGTCGTGTTAGAGCCAATAATTCCGAAGCTCTCTGCTCACTACTGGATGCAATCTGAGCGAAAAGAGCCGATGGAAGTCGAAACGAAAGCTATTAAAAAACAAATAAAACGAGCGGAAGTGCCTTTAAGTGCTGAACTAGGGTATGCACAATTAACTATTAAAGAGTTTCTTGAGCTACAAGAAGGGGATATGATTCGTTTAGAGTCGATGGTAACAGATCCTCTGACGGTTAAGGTTGGGGAAGTGCCGAAGTTCACCGGACAACCAGGAAAAGTGAAAAACCGATTAGCAGTACAAATTCTTGACGTGATAAATCGAGGTGAGGACGAAAATGAATTCTAA
- the fliP gene encoding flagellar type III secretion system pore protein FliP (The bacterial flagellar biogenesis protein FliP forms a type III secretion system (T3SS)-type pore required for flagellar assembly.), translating into MNEFIELFNQSDPENVTTSIQLLLLLTVLSLAPSILILFTCFTRIIIVLSFVRTSLATQQMPPNQVLIGLALFMTFFIMGPTFQEVHQQALTPLFNNEIDLEEAYEKAEKPFREFMSQHTRQKDLALFLKYHDVEPTSVDDIPMTALVPAFAISEIKTAFQIGFLIFIPFLIIDMVVASILMSMGMMMLPPVMISLPFKILLFVLVDGWYLVIKSLLQSF; encoded by the coding sequence ATGAATGAGTTTATTGAGTTATTCAATCAAAGCGATCCAGAAAATGTAACGACAAGTATTCAGTTATTGCTGTTGCTAACTGTTCTTTCTCTAGCACCAAGCATTTTAATATTATTTACTTGTTTTACTAGAATCATAATCGTTTTATCATTTGTTCGAACTTCATTGGCAACTCAACAAATGCCTCCTAATCAAGTATTAATCGGGTTAGCTTTATTTATGACGTTTTTTATAATGGGCCCTACATTTCAAGAGGTTCATCAACAAGCCTTAACACCTCTATTTAACAATGAAATTGATTTGGAAGAGGCCTACGAAAAAGCGGAAAAGCCGTTTCGAGAATTTATGAGTCAACATACAAGGCAAAAAGATTTGGCCTTGTTCTTAAAGTATCATGATGTCGAACCTACATCGGTTGATGACATCCCGATGACAGCACTTGTACCTGCATTTGCAATCAGTGAAATAAAAACTGCCTTTCAAATTGGATTTTTAATTTTTATTCCATTTTTAATTATTGATATGGTAGTAGCGAGCATTTTAATGTCGATGGGGATGATGATGCTACCGCCGGTCATGATTTCACTACCGTTTAAAATATTATTGTTCGTGTTAGTTGATGGGTGGTACCTCGTTATTAAATCGTTATTACAAAGCTTTTAG
- a CDS encoding flagellar hook-basal body complex protein — MLRSLYSGISGMKNFQLKLDVIGNNIANVNTYGYKKSRITFKELVNQQLSGASEAAGGLGGVNPKQVGLGSTVGTIDTIHTTGATQTTARTLDLAINGDGFFPVATISDFSRINIDIGNAIGDNKIAGNINNAVDLAYTRAGNFYLDERGYLVTGDGMYVIGETGEKSVPTDDGITKANNALTAIASFNTPYENMYESLKEIYDKANDLKSAFEAYNESVKIWSDAGSPNPSPLYDAMDSAHQALQTIYTDFNNRVTTAGTGFDAVATDFATALTTLNNSIDTFNSATPITDILTKITSAVSTISGNYPDASTIAVGTPASSTQLDTMNQLINSLESYTTDLNNVAQSVIKYEDAAERLKEPSWTDSLSGSAGLIQIPLSAKSFSIGPNGTITFVNQDGELNVAGQIRIANFPNAGGLEKVGANLFKESSNSGSVDKNGNGIQLDELFAPGTNGTGTLTSGALEMSNVDLSEEFTEMIVAQRGFQSNTKIITTSDEILQELMSLKR, encoded by the coding sequence ATGCTTCGTTCCTTGTATTCAGGAATAAGTGGTATGAAAAACTTCCAATTAAAGCTTGATGTGATCGGTAACAATATCGCAAACGTTAATACATATGGATATAAAAAGAGCCGTATTACATTCAAAGAACTAGTGAACCAACAGCTTTCAGGGGCAAGTGAAGCAGCAGGCGGCCTTGGAGGTGTAAACCCTAAACAAGTAGGGCTTGGTTCAACCGTTGGAACAATTGATACAATCCATACGACTGGAGCTACTCAAACGACGGCTCGTACACTTGATTTGGCGATTAACGGAGACGGATTTTTTCCTGTAGCGACCATAAGTGACTTCAGCCGCATTAACATCGATATAGGAAATGCAATTGGTGACAATAAAATCGCCGGAAATATTAATAATGCAGTTGATTTAGCCTACACGCGCGCAGGTAACTTCTATTTAGATGAAAGAGGCTATTTAGTAACAGGGGATGGGATGTACGTTATCGGAGAAACCGGTGAAAAATCTGTTCCAACTGATGATGGAATTACGAAAGCCAATAATGCTTTAACAGCCATAGCTTCTTTTAATACACCATATGAAAACATGTATGAGTCTTTAAAGGAAATTTATGATAAAGCAAATGATTTGAAATCTGCCTTTGAAGCATACAACGAGTCGGTCAAAATATGGTCAGATGCTGGAAGTCCAAATCCATCACCTTTATATGATGCAATGGACAGTGCACATCAAGCATTACAAACGATTTACACGGATTTTAACAACCGAGTCACGACTGCAGGAACAGGTTTTGATGCCGTTGCTACAGATTTTGCAACTGCGCTTACAACCCTTAACAATTCAATTGATACGTTTAACAGCGCAACACCAATCACAGATATTTTAACGAAAATTACAAGTGCTGTTTCTACGATCTCAGGGAATTACCCTGACGCAAGTACAATTGCGGTAGGTACACCTGCAAGTTCTACTCAATTAGATACGATGAACCAGCTAATAAACTCTTTAGAGAGCTATACAACAGATTTAAATAATGTAGCACAATCTGTAATCAAATATGAAGATGCTGCTGAAAGGTTAAAAGAACCTTCATGGACAGATTCTTTGAGTGGAAGTGCCGGATTAATTCAGATTCCATTATCAGCGAAGAGCTTTAGTATTGGACCAAATGGAACAATTACGTTTGTTAACCAAGATGGTGAATTAAATGTAGCTGGTCAAATTCGCATTGCTAATTTCCCGAATGCAGGTGGTCTAGAAAAAGTCGGAGCAAACCTCTTTAAAGAATCATCTAACTCCGGTTCAGTCGATAAGAATGGAAATGGAATACAATTAGATGAATTATTCGCACCAGGAACTAATGGTACAGGTACTCTTACTTCCGGTGCATTAGAAATGTCAAATGTTGACTTGTCAGAAGAGTTTACAGAAATGATCGTAGCCCAAAGAGGTTTCCAATCTAATACAAAAATTATTACAACTTCTGATGAAATCCTGCAAGAATTAATGAGCTTGAAGCGATAA
- a CDS encoding response regulator has translation MANKILIVDDAAFMRMMIKDILTKNGYEVVAEAADGVQAVEKYKELQPDLVTMDITMPEMDGIQALKEIRQINPNAKVIMCSAMGQQAMVIDAIQAGAKDFIVKPFQADRVLEAISKTLGA, from the coding sequence ATGGCAAACAAAATTTTAATCGTGGATGATGCAGCATTTATGCGAATGATGATTAAGGACATTTTAACTAAGAATGGGTATGAAGTGGTTGCAGAAGCAGCAGACGGGGTTCAAGCTGTTGAAAAATACAAAGAATTACAACCTGACTTAGTTACAATGGATATTACAATGCCAGAAATGGATGGAATTCAAGCATTGAAAGAAATTCGTCAAATTAACCCAAATGCAAAAGTCATTATGTGTTCTGCAATGGGGCAACAAGCGATGGTAATTGATGCAATTCAAGCTGGTGCGAAAGATTTTATCGTCAAACCATTCCAAGCAGATCGAGTATTAGAAGCAATTAGTAAAACATTAGGAGCTTAA
- the fliI gene encoding flagellar protein export ATPase FliI, whose amino-acid sequence MDIQNLFQQIDEIDRFKRYGKIHKVVGLTVESIGPESSIGDLCYIHTKNGDKIPAEVVGFKGENIILMPFTSIKQVAPGSIVEATQKPLTIKVGMNIVGQVVDAMGNPLDGGQLPKGLTNVKSENEPPNPLTKPPIEHVMEVGVKSIDGLLTIGNGQRVGIFAGSGVGKSTLLGMIAKQAKADINVIALIGERGREVREFINRDLGEQGLKKSVVVAATSDQPALMRIKAAYTATAIAEYFRDKGLNVMLMMDSVTRVAMAQREVGLAVGEPPTTKGYPPSVFALLPKLLERTGTNQNGSITAFYTVLVDGDDLNEPISDTVRGILDGHIVLDRELANKGQYPAINILKSVSRIMNSIVTDEHKRGANELRSILSTYLEAEDLINIGAYKRGSSAEIDRAIRIYPNIISFLKQSIDESQSFETTVQQLLELIQKG is encoded by the coding sequence ATGGATATCCAAAACCTCTTTCAACAAATTGATGAAATTGACCGGTTCAAACGTTATGGAAAGATTCATAAAGTGGTTGGATTGACTGTTGAATCTATCGGACCAGAAAGCTCAATTGGTGATTTGTGCTATATTCATACAAAAAACGGAGATAAAATCCCAGCAGAGGTAGTAGGGTTTAAAGGTGAAAATATCATTCTGATGCCTTTTACCTCTATAAAACAAGTTGCCCCTGGTAGCATTGTTGAGGCGACACAGAAGCCTTTAACCATTAAAGTTGGCATGAATATTGTTGGGCAAGTTGTAGATGCAATGGGAAATCCGTTAGATGGTGGACAATTACCAAAAGGATTGACAAATGTCAAGAGTGAAAATGAACCTCCTAATCCATTAACGAAACCTCCAATTGAGCATGTAATGGAGGTTGGAGTTAAATCCATTGATGGATTATTAACAATTGGAAATGGTCAGAGAGTTGGTATTTTTGCAGGAAGTGGTGTCGGAAAAAGTACTTTACTTGGGATGATTGCCAAGCAGGCAAAAGCAGACATTAACGTCATTGCCTTAATCGGTGAGCGTGGTCGTGAAGTTCGCGAATTCATCAATCGAGACTTAGGAGAACAAGGTTTAAAGAAATCAGTTGTTGTTGCTGCAACGTCAGACCAACCTGCATTGATGAGAATTAAAGCAGCTTATACGGCAACGGCAATTGCTGAGTATTTTCGTGATAAAGGTCTAAATGTCATGCTCATGATGGACTCTGTTACGAGGGTAGCGATGGCACAAAGGGAAGTCGGGCTTGCAGTTGGTGAACCTCCAACTACGAAAGGTTATCCTCCATCTGTATTTGCATTATTACCGAAGTTGTTAGAACGAACAGGTACGAATCAAAATGGTTCAATTACCGCGTTTTATACGGTTTTAGTAGACGGTGATGATTTAAATGAGCCGATTTCAGATACTGTGCGCGGCATTTTGGATGGCCATATTGTATTAGATCGAGAGTTAGCTAATAAAGGACAATATCCTGCCATTAATATATTGAAAAGTGTAAGTAGGATAATGAATTCAATCGTGACAGATGAACATAAACGTGGAGCGAATGAGCTAAGAAGTATTTTGTCTACTTACTTGGAAGCAGAAGATTTAATTAATATTGGGGCTTATAAGCGTGGATCATCTGCAGAAATCGATCGTGCAATAAGGATTTATCCGAATATTATATCATTTTTGAAGCAATCCATTGATGAGAGCCAATCGTTCGAAACAACTGTTCAACAATTACTGGAACTAATTCAAAAGGGATGA
- a CDS encoding flagellar hook-length control protein FliK: MVNPIGLLPISNQLGNEMNAKVDMKKGQFRQLFQSISTHTKGDFTGETKPYELLIDSIASVLNGIIHMKNGTLGEVNEAESAGESAHDGTKEIEFILHHFLENLFKELKPENFINPNVNSVDNGEPKENPSVRLGHKGQFNLEVLTGLLKKIESLSPVQIQAVLPKNKAEELTKLLTQISGIIDEHVKSKMKDLVLQNQRVVNLSGAVDKIMDNEDLFKVIRAIELKGNTPTKSPINLQNFNLNLSEHQQDFGKIKSVIPTFENVQTVGVNHSKDVIEFPLSLNTAKGNDQKTMVDQQEFVKKFLDIMKTSKMYRQVDGKSVMTIRLNPEHLGSLTVRLVQQNNETIAKIMASTQSAKELLEHSIHQLKQALPNTEIAVHRFELVEEQPMSSFREHQEKEHHQNQKNEKKHDDSQESFKDRLEEILNLEA, translated from the coding sequence ATGGTAAATCCAATTGGGCTTCTTCCAATTTCCAATCAACTTGGGAATGAGATGAATGCTAAGGTGGATATGAAAAAAGGTCAATTTCGACAGTTGTTTCAAAGTATTAGTACTCATACAAAAGGTGATTTTACTGGTGAAACAAAACCTTATGAACTACTAATAGATTCCATTGCTTCAGTTTTAAATGGAATTATTCATATGAAAAATGGGACATTAGGAGAAGTTAACGAGGCAGAATCAGCAGGTGAATCGGCTCATGATGGTACAAAAGAGATCGAATTTATATTACACCATTTCCTTGAAAATCTATTTAAAGAATTGAAGCCTGAAAATTTTATCAACCCAAATGTGAATTCGGTAGATAATGGAGAACCTAAAGAAAATCCTTCAGTACGATTGGGTCATAAGGGTCAGTTCAATTTAGAGGTCTTAACAGGACTACTGAAGAAGATAGAGTCCTTATCTCCTGTTCAAATTCAAGCAGTCTTGCCAAAGAATAAAGCTGAAGAGCTAACTAAATTACTTACTCAAATTTCGGGAATTATAGATGAACATGTGAAGTCAAAAATGAAGGACTTAGTCTTACAGAATCAAAGAGTCGTAAATTTAAGCGGCGCCGTTGACAAAATTATGGACAATGAAGATTTGTTTAAGGTCATTAGAGCTATAGAGTTAAAAGGAAATACACCGACAAAAAGTCCTATCAATTTACAAAATTTTAACTTGAATCTAAGTGAACATCAACAAGACTTTGGTAAGATAAAGTCAGTAATACCTACTTTCGAAAATGTACAAACTGTAGGCGTTAATCATTCAAAAGATGTGATTGAGTTTCCCTTATCGTTAAATACTGCAAAGGGAAATGACCAAAAAACGATGGTGGATCAACAAGAGTTTGTTAAAAAGTTTTTAGATATCATGAAAACGAGCAAAATGTATCGCCAAGTAGACGGAAAAAGTGTAATGACTATTCGTTTAAACCCGGAGCATCTTGGAAGCTTAACAGTAAGATTAGTACAACAGAACAATGAAACGATTGCAAAAATAATGGCTTCTACACAATCGGCAAAAGAATTACTTGAGCATAGTATCCACCAATTAAAGCAAGCATTACCAAACACTGAAATTGCCGTACACCGATTCGAATTAGTAGAGGAGCAACCAATGTCGTCATTCCGAGAACATCAAGAAAAGGAACATCATCAGAATCAAAAAAATGAAAAGAAGCATGACGACTCTCAAGAATCCTTTAAGGATAGACTTGAAGAAATTCTTAATCTTGAAGCTTAG
- a CDS encoding flagellar FlbD family protein has protein sequence MITLTKLNGQPFLLNVLLFERVEFLPDSTITLTNGHKYIVKESQKEIEAKIMTFYKEIGLTSSMNKLGVLDEDE, from the coding sequence ATGATTACATTAACGAAATTAAATGGTCAGCCGTTCCTATTGAATGTATTGTTGTTCGAACGGGTAGAATTTCTGCCCGATTCGACCATTACATTAACGAATGGGCATAAGTATATCGTGAAAGAAAGCCAGAAAGAGATCGAAGCAAAAATAATGACGTTCTATAAGGAAATAGGTCTAACCTCTTCCATGAACAAGTTAGGAGTGTTGGATGAGGATGAATAG
- the fliJ gene encoding flagellar export protein FliJ, with protein sequence MSYYYRYQSILNMKENEKNQILSDYEKSVEDFEKVAQKLYECLKKKEDLEKAKLEGLEKGLAVQEMRHYQQFVTNLERTIDHYQKLVMLTRNKMNEKESLLKNKNIELKKYEKMKENDYKKYKQEERNNEIKELDQISIMAYSYRGN encoded by the coding sequence TTGTCCTATTATTATCGATACCAATCAATCCTAAATATGAAAGAGAACGAGAAAAATCAAATTCTATCTGATTATGAAAAGTCAGTGGAGGACTTCGAGAAAGTAGCCCAAAAATTATATGAATGCTTAAAGAAAAAAGAAGACCTTGAAAAGGCAAAATTGGAAGGGTTGGAAAAAGGGTTAGCTGTTCAGGAAATGAGACATTATCAACAGTTTGTTACTAATTTGGAAAGAACTATTGATCATTATCAAAAGCTCGTGATGTTAACTAGAAATAAAATGAATGAAAAGGAAAGCTTATTAAAAAATAAAAATATTGAGCTAAAGAAATATGAAAAAATGAAAGAAAATGACTACAAAAAGTATAAGCAAGAAGAAAGAAATAATGAGATAAAAGAACTTGATCAAATTTCGATAATGGCTTATTCCTACCGGGGAAATTAG
- the fliO gene encoding flagellar biosynthetic protein FliO has protein sequence MKRVKKLLFFFSIFLLCTLSSVTVVVAEAGNTSVSDFYSNDGKEEPFVEPEVPAAEISFVEFIKMIFAFLFVLLLIYLLMRFLKSKNRLFQGSSYIELLGGTSLGQNRSIQLVKVGDRVFVLGVGDSIQLLKEIDEDEEIERIKAEKEQAFKSPVEEKVKNWFNQRKSSTPQFSFKKELEEMMKKRSEQMIQLNMKGKAEDE, from the coding sequence TTGAAAAGAGTTAAAAAGCTATTATTCTTCTTTTCTATTTTTTTATTATGCACGCTGTCCTCTGTCACAGTCGTAGTGGCAGAGGCAGGTAATACATCTGTTAGTGATTTCTATAGTAACGATGGAAAAGAAGAGCCATTTGTCGAACCAGAAGTACCAGCAGCGGAAATCTCGTTTGTTGAATTTATCAAGATGATTTTTGCTTTTCTGTTTGTTTTATTACTTATTTACCTGTTAATGAGATTTCTAAAAAGTAAAAACCGTTTGTTTCAAGGGTCCAGCTATATTGAGCTTTTAGGAGGTACAAGCTTAGGCCAAAATCGGTCCATTCAGCTTGTAAAAGTTGGAGACCGAGTATTCGTTCTAGGTGTAGGGGACTCAATTCAATTGTTAAAAGAAATTGATGAGGATGAAGAAATTGAGCGAATTAAGGCTGAAAAAGAGCAAGCTTTCAAATCTCCAGTTGAAGAAAAGGTGAAAAACTGGTTTAACCAAAGAAAGTCGAGCACTCCTCAATTCTCATTTAAAAAAGAACTTGAAGAAATGATGAAGAAACGTTCAGAACAAATGATTCAGCTTAACATGAAGGGAAAGGCAGAAGATGAATGA
- a CDS encoding MotE family protein produces MENEEKSLSKLQWFLIIVTSSIVTLVFIYFILYMVGIDPLQKVKEKAKTIPIISNYIDKEENPISELEQITREFEKEKEQFTKTIDEQQQMITALEKDLQLKEDELSELQAEFHSLQSELNALNREGEQKVDITSIYEEMNPSKAAESIAVLSDESATQILTSLKQETIARILEKMDVQDRARMTKLLQDSN; encoded by the coding sequence ATGGAAAATGAAGAAAAATCATTATCAAAACTACAATGGTTTTTAATAATTGTAACATCATCCATTGTAACACTTGTTTTTATCTATTTTATTCTTTATATGGTTGGAATTGACCCACTTCAAAAAGTAAAGGAAAAAGCGAAAACGATCCCAATCATATCCAATTACATTGATAAAGAAGAAAATCCAATATCTGAATTGGAACAGATAACAAGAGAGTTTGAAAAAGAAAAAGAACAATTTACGAAAACGATTGATGAACAACAACAAATGATTACTGCTTTGGAGAAAGACCTACAGTTAAAAGAGGATGAATTAAGTGAATTACAAGCTGAATTCCACTCGCTGCAATCTGAACTAAATGCATTAAATAGGGAAGGTGAACAAAAGGTAGATATCACTTCTATCTATGAAGAAATGAATCCTTCAAAAGCTGCTGAATCGATTGCAGTATTGTCCGATGAGTCAGCAACACAAATTCTCACTTCATTAAAACAAGAAACGATTGCAAGAATACTTGAAAAGATGGATGTTCAAGATCGAGCCCGAATGACGAAGCTGCTTCAAGATTCGAATTAA
- the fliL gene encoding flagellar basal body-associated protein FliL → MNRRFLNILLIIIASISVIGITALVVINNFINDGDEKKEKTVDDVVASTVEISELTTNLATGNIVQLSMRIEANDKKGKEELEKRDFQVRDIVISVLANMKASELEGENGMKLFKEKVKNNVNGLMIEGEVKEIYITSFILQ, encoded by the coding sequence ATGAATAGAAGGTTTTTAAATATTTTACTCATTATCATTGCTTCCATTTCCGTTATCGGGATTACCGCTTTAGTAGTTATTAATAATTTTATAAATGATGGAGATGAAAAGAAAGAAAAGACTGTGGATGATGTTGTAGCGTCAACGGTTGAAATTTCTGAGCTAACGACTAACTTAGCTACTGGAAATATTGTTCAGCTATCAATGCGGATTGAAGCGAATGATAAAAAAGGAAAGGAAGAACTTGAAAAACGAGATTTTCAAGTGCGTGATATTGTCATCTCCGTTCTTGCAAACATGAAAGCGAGTGAGCTTGAAGGGGAAAATGGAATGAAACTCTTTAAAGAAAAAGTAAAAAATAATGTGAATGGATTAATGATCGAGGGTGAGGTTAAAGAAATTTACATAACCTCCTTTATCCTTCAGTAA
- the fliY gene encoding flagellar motor switch phosphatase FliY: MNSNMLSQDEIDALLNGGGMPDEQEDSKSSQKDINDFFSEMEQDAIGEIGNISFGSSATALSTLLNQKVQITTPTVSLVNRQQLADEFPHPYVSIQVYYTEGFTGSNILVIKQSDASIIADLMIGGDGSNPQDLGEIQISAVQEAMNQMMGSAATSMSTVFNKKVDISPPAIDLLNVHEGKGTESILEEELFLKVSFRLTVGNLIDSQIMQLLPIEFARELIDQLMHTEEQVVEEVVAPSQEEPKPQKPSTQSEPAPAPVTPPQTEPKKEPKQVNAKPVEFASFEPQQVHTDVSNLDMLLDIPLTVTVELGRTKRSIEKILELSTGSIIELDKLAGEPVDILINNKKVAKGEVVVIDENFGVRVTDILSQSERLNKINNS; encoded by the coding sequence ATGAATTCTAATATGCTGTCGCAGGATGAAATTGATGCGCTATTAAATGGCGGGGGGATGCCTGACGAACAAGAAGATTCAAAGAGTAGTCAAAAAGACATCAACGACTTCTTTTCAGAAATGGAACAAGATGCAATAGGTGAGATTGGAAACATTTCGTTCGGAAGTTCAGCGACGGCTTTGTCTACCCTTTTGAATCAAAAGGTTCAAATTACTACCCCAACAGTATCACTCGTTAATCGTCAGCAATTGGCTGATGAATTTCCGCACCCTTATGTTTCGATTCAAGTCTACTATACAGAAGGGTTTACAGGTAGTAATATACTAGTTATAAAGCAAAGTGATGCATCTATAATTGCAGATTTAATGATTGGGGGTGACGGCTCCAATCCGCAAGATTTAGGAGAAATACAAATAAGTGCAGTACAAGAAGCGATGAACCAGATGATGGGTTCAGCAGCAACATCAATGTCAACAGTTTTTAACAAAAAGGTGGATATTTCTCCTCCTGCTATTGACTTACTAAATGTTCACGAAGGTAAAGGAACGGAAAGTATTTTAGAAGAAGAGTTATTCTTAAAGGTATCTTTTCGATTAACAGTCGGCAATTTAATTGATTCGCAAATTATGCAGTTGCTTCCGATTGAATTTGCTCGTGAATTAATTGACCAATTAATGCATACGGAAGAACAGGTAGTGGAAGAAGTGGTTGCACCTTCTCAAGAAGAGCCTAAACCACAGAAACCATCTACTCAATCTGAACCGGCTCCAGCACCAGTTACTCCTCCACAAACCGAGCCAAAGAAGGAGCCGAAACAAGTAAATGCAAAACCAGTCGAATTCGCTTCGTTTGAACCACAGCAAGTTCATACGGATGTTTCGAATTTAGATATGTTACTGGACATACCATTAACTGTTACTGTGGAGTTAGGCCGTACAAAACGGTCAATTGAAAAGATTCTTGAACTTTCCACCGGATCTATTATTGAACTTGATAAGTTGGCGGGAGAGCCGGTTGATATATTAATTAACAATAAAAAAGTGGCTAAAGGAGAAGTTGTCGTCATTGATGAGAATTTTGGCGTTCGTGTTACGGATATATTAAGCCAATCAGAACGCTTAAATAAAATTAATAATTCGTAA
- the flgD gene encoding flagellar hook assembly protein FlgD, producing MSTLNSIDANLLLSSVKSQQKQPSSSLGKDDFLKILITQLQNQDPLNPMEDREFISQMANFSSLEQMTNLNSTMSNFVQQQKQQSMFQYSEMIGKEVTYRDDNGIENLGVVQSVRYNGTEVLLQLENGIDITTSTVFKISESKTK from the coding sequence ATGAGCACTCTCAATTCAATAGATGCTAATTTACTATTATCAAGTGTGAAAAGTCAACAAAAACAACCATCATCCTCTTTAGGAAAAGATGACTTTTTGAAAATCCTTATTACTCAGCTACAAAATCAAGACCCATTAAATCCGATGGAAGATCGAGAATTTATTTCGCAAATGGCTAATTTTTCGTCACTGGAGCAAATGACAAACTTAAATAGCACGATGTCTAATTTTGTTCAACAACAAAAACAACAATCGATGTTCCAATATTCCGAAATGATAGGTAAAGAAGTAACCTATCGGGATGATAATGGTATTGAAAATCTTGGGGTTGTTCAATCGGTTCGATATAACGGGACAGAAGTCCTTCTGCAGCTCGAAAATGGGATTGATATTACAACCTCCACAGTCTTTAAAATTAGCGAATCTAAAACGAAATAA